Proteins co-encoded in one Sebastes fasciatus isolate fSebFas1 chromosome 11, fSebFas1.pri, whole genome shotgun sequence genomic window:
- the LOC141777073 gene encoding transcriptional repressor p66-alpha isoform X10: MSEEAVRQTRSQKRALEKDVAPGSVEPSDDENESKKPKLDPSETTTQEQTEPEPEPDSVLAQEDHNRTMVGSEHVKEQEERQSPSPLSLALPLASKPVKDDQERTQIQQMTVEPSSDNRTDCNDKASKVRTEPAMDTKSQDRPAEPKVSSGMMAAGEVKATIKVEVQTGEQPVDMSTSRGIKREKRPPSSEDDDVIILSDNDSPSPQMNGLSHFKELDTDLLMKSSPAERERIIKQLKEELRLEEAKLVLLKKLRQSQIQKDTLQKSSGLSGSSAPPPLIRGTITSNKGSQQILTGRCSGTVIPPPLVRGGQLVSSKHGSQIIMPPLVRGAQQIQALRQQQQQQQQQQLAASGGSGSGPPPLLLGPRNSAPVTHIQRGMVNSGFIRIGNSANTLVSSLKGSSSGSSGVSVVSVNDSPASRQAAAKLALRKQLEKTLLEIPPPKPPAPEFNFLPSAANNEFIYLVGLEEVVQNLLDTIHRGKTGLALSKTITREPFTCTQCKTDFTCRWRHDKTKGGALLCEHCMSSNQKKILKAEHTNRLKAAFVKALQQEQEIEQRIFQQTSSPVSHSSSSSSSSMKVEKLVSQQLKQAHARAASLQHLHQASRGANMIHHHSIKQSSQGQLSHGISSLGMRGTPHSFSSSSQLQSAVAAAALVSRPGVTMAYVNPSLTGHKTSAAVDARQREYLLDMIPSRSSISQTANTWK; encoded by the exons ATGTCTGAGGAGGCTGTCCGCCAGACGCGCAGCCAGAAGAGGGCGCTGGAGAAGGATGTTGCTCCGGGGTCTGTAGAACCCTCtgatgatgaaaatgaaagcaaaaagCCTAAATTGGACCCTTCTGAAACTACAACACAGGAACaaactgaacctgaacctgaacctgactCTGTACTGGCACAGGAGGATCACAACCGGACTATGGTCGGATCAGAGCACGTGAAAGAGCAGGAGGAACGGCAGAGCCCGTCTCCGTTATCTTTAGCGTTACCTTTGGCCTCTAAGCCGGTGAAGGACGATCAGGAGCGGACCCAGATACAACAGATGACGGTTGAACCCAGCTCAGACAATCGGACTGACTGCAATGACAAAGCCAGCAAGGTGAGGACGGAGCCAGCTATGGACACAAAGAGCCAGGACCGACCGGCGGAGCCAAAGGTGTCCAGTGGCATGATGGCTGCGGGCGAGGTGAAGGCCACCATTAAAGTGGAAGTTCAGACGGGAGAGCAGCCCGTGGACATGAGCACCTCCAGAGG TATAAAAAGGGAGAAGCGCCCTCCGTCCTCTGAAGATGACGATGTCATCATCCTGTCAGATAACGACTCCCCCAGTCCACAGATGAACGGCTTGAGCCACTTTAAGGAACTGGACACAGACCTGCTCATG AAGAGCAGCCCAGCGGAGAGGGAGCGCATCATTAAGCAGCTGAAGGAGGAGCTGAGACTGGAGGAGGCCAAGCTGGTGCTGCTGAAGAAACTTCGACAGAGCCAGATACAGAAGGACACTCTCCAGAAG TCCTCAGGTCTGTCcggctcctctgctcctcctcctctaattCGTGGAACAATTACAAGCAATAAAGGCTCTCAGCAG ATTTTGACAGGCAGGTGTTCAGGCACGGTCATCCCTCCGCCGCTGGTGAGAGGAGGGCAGCTGGTGTCGTCCAAACATGGCTCCCAGATTATAATGCCACCTCTGGTCAGAGGGGCGCAG CAGATCCAGGCTCtccgccagcagcagcagcagcagcagcagcagcagttggcCGCCTCTGGAGGCTCGGGCTCAGGACCGCCTCCTCTGCTGTTGGGCCCCAGGAACTCAGCCCCTGTAACCCACATCCAGAGAGGCATGGTCAACTCAGGCTTCATCAGAATTGGCAATAGTGCTAACACACTG GTCTCCAGTTTGAAGGGCTCTTCCTCAGGAAGCAGCGGTGTGTCCGTGGTTAGCGTGAATGACTCTCCAGCCAGCCGCCAAGCTGCAGCTAAACTCGCCCTGCGCAAACAACTGGAGAAGACCCTACTGGAGATTCCCCCACCCAAGCCCCCTGCACCAGAGTTCAACTTCCTGCCCTCTGCAGCCAATAATGAGTTCATCTACCTGGTGGGACTGGAAGAAGTGGTACAGAATCTGCTGGATACCATCCACAGAG GGAAGACGGGTCTAGCACTGTCCAAGACCATTACCAGAGAGCCCTTCACCTGCACCCAGTGCAAAACGGACTTCACCTGCCGCTGGAGGCACGACAAGACCAAAGGCGGGGCACTCCTCTGTGAACACTGCATGTCATCCAATCAGAAAAAGATTTTGAAAGCTGAGCATACCAATAGGCTGAAAGCTGCGTTTGTCAAAGCACTGCAACAAGAGcaggaaatagagcagcgtatTTTTCAGCAGACGTCCTCACCGGTCTCCCACAGTAGCTCCTCGTCCTCTTCGTCGATGAAAGTAGAGAAGCTGGTGTCTCAGCAGCTGAAGCAGGCTCACGCCAGAGCGGCCTCCCTCCAGCACCTCCACCAGGCCAGTCGAGGAGCCAACATGATTCACCATCACTCCATCAAGCAG AGCTCCCAGGGCCAGCTGTCCCATGGTATCTCATCATTGGGGATGAGGGGCACCCCccactccttctcctcctcctcccagctgcAGAGTGCAGTGGCGGCTGCAGCTTTGGTCAGTCGGCCAG GAGTCACTATGGCTTACGTGAACCCCAGCCTGACAGGTCACAAGACATCAGCCGCCGTTGACGCTCGTCAGAGGGAGTACCTGCTGGACATGATCCCCTCTCGCTCGTCGATCTCGCAGACTGCAAACACATGGAAATAA
- the LOC141777073 gene encoding transcriptional repressor p66-alpha isoform X7: MSEEAVRQTRSQKRALEKDVAPGSVEPSDDENESKKPKLDPSETTTQEQTEPEPEPDSVLAQEDHNRTMVGSEHVKEQEERQSPSPLSLALPLASKPVKDDQERTQIQQMTVEPSSDNRTDCNDKASKVRTEPAMDTKSQDRPAEPKVSSGMMAAGEVKATIKVEVQTGEQPVDMSTSRGSIKREKRPPSSEDDDVIILSDNDSPSPQMNGLSHFKELDTDLLMKSSPAERERIIKQLKEELRLEEAKLVLLKKLRQSQIQKDTLQKSSGLSGSSAPPPLIRGTITSNKGSQQILTGRCSGTVIPPPLVRGGQLVSSKHGSQIIMPPLVRGAQPISVSPQQIQALRQQQQQQQQQQLAASGGSGSGPPPLLLGPRNSAPVTHIQRGMVNSGFIRIGNSANTLVSSLKGSSSGSSGVSVVSVNDSPASRQAAAKLALRKQLEKTLLEIPPPKPPAPEFNFLPSAANNEFIYLVGLEEVVQNLLDTIHRGKTGLALSKTITREPFTCTQCKTDFTCRWRHDKTKGGALLCEHCMSSNQKKILKAEHTNRLKAAFVKALQQEQEIEQRIFQQTSSPVSHSSSSSSSSMKVEKLVSQQLKQAHARAASLQHLHQASRGANMIHHHSIKQSSQGQLSHGISSLGMRGTPHSFSSSSQLQSAVAAAALVSRPGVTMAYVNPSLTGHKTSAAVDARQREYLLDMIPSRSSISQTANTWK, translated from the exons ATGTCTGAGGAGGCTGTCCGCCAGACGCGCAGCCAGAAGAGGGCGCTGGAGAAGGATGTTGCTCCGGGGTCTGTAGAACCCTCtgatgatgaaaatgaaagcaaaaagCCTAAATTGGACCCTTCTGAAACTACAACACAGGAACaaactgaacctgaacctgaacctgactCTGTACTGGCACAGGAGGATCACAACCGGACTATGGTCGGATCAGAGCACGTGAAAGAGCAGGAGGAACGGCAGAGCCCGTCTCCGTTATCTTTAGCGTTACCTTTGGCCTCTAAGCCGGTGAAGGACGATCAGGAGCGGACCCAGATACAACAGATGACGGTTGAACCCAGCTCAGACAATCGGACTGACTGCAATGACAAAGCCAGCAAGGTGAGGACGGAGCCAGCTATGGACACAAAGAGCCAGGACCGACCGGCGGAGCCAAAGGTGTCCAGTGGCATGATGGCTGCGGGCGAGGTGAAGGCCACCATTAAAGTGGAAGTTCAGACGGGAGAGCAGCCCGTGGACATGAGCACCTCCAGAGG CAGTATAAAAAGGGAGAAGCGCCCTCCGTCCTCTGAAGATGACGATGTCATCATCCTGTCAGATAACGACTCCCCCAGTCCACAGATGAACGGCTTGAGCCACTTTAAGGAACTGGACACAGACCTGCTCATG AAGAGCAGCCCAGCGGAGAGGGAGCGCATCATTAAGCAGCTGAAGGAGGAGCTGAGACTGGAGGAGGCCAAGCTGGTGCTGCTGAAGAAACTTCGACAGAGCCAGATACAGAAGGACACTCTCCAGAAG TCCTCAGGTCTGTCcggctcctctgctcctcctcctctaattCGTGGAACAATTACAAGCAATAAAGGCTCTCAGCAG ATTTTGACAGGCAGGTGTTCAGGCACGGTCATCCCTCCGCCGCTGGTGAGAGGAGGGCAGCTGGTGTCGTCCAAACATGGCTCCCAGATTATAATGCCACCTCTGGTCAGAGGGGCGCAG CCCATCTCTGTATCTCCACAGCAGATCCAGGCTCtccgccagcagcagcagcagcagcagcagcagcagttggcCGCCTCTGGAGGCTCGGGCTCAGGACCGCCTCCTCTGCTGTTGGGCCCCAGGAACTCAGCCCCTGTAACCCACATCCAGAGAGGCATGGTCAACTCAGGCTTCATCAGAATTGGCAATAGTGCTAACACACTG GTCTCCAGTTTGAAGGGCTCTTCCTCAGGAAGCAGCGGTGTGTCCGTGGTTAGCGTGAATGACTCTCCAGCCAGCCGCCAAGCTGCAGCTAAACTCGCCCTGCGCAAACAACTGGAGAAGACCCTACTGGAGATTCCCCCACCCAAGCCCCCTGCACCAGAGTTCAACTTCCTGCCCTCTGCAGCCAATAATGAGTTCATCTACCTGGTGGGACTGGAAGAAGTGGTACAGAATCTGCTGGATACCATCCACAGAG GGAAGACGGGTCTAGCACTGTCCAAGACCATTACCAGAGAGCCCTTCACCTGCACCCAGTGCAAAACGGACTTCACCTGCCGCTGGAGGCACGACAAGACCAAAGGCGGGGCACTCCTCTGTGAACACTGCATGTCATCCAATCAGAAAAAGATTTTGAAAGCTGAGCATACCAATAGGCTGAAAGCTGCGTTTGTCAAAGCACTGCAACAAGAGcaggaaatagagcagcgtatTTTTCAGCAGACGTCCTCACCGGTCTCCCACAGTAGCTCCTCGTCCTCTTCGTCGATGAAAGTAGAGAAGCTGGTGTCTCAGCAGCTGAAGCAGGCTCACGCCAGAGCGGCCTCCCTCCAGCACCTCCACCAGGCCAGTCGAGGAGCCAACATGATTCACCATCACTCCATCAAGCAG AGCTCCCAGGGCCAGCTGTCCCATGGTATCTCATCATTGGGGATGAGGGGCACCCCccactccttctcctcctcctcccagctgcAGAGTGCAGTGGCGGCTGCAGCTTTGGTCAGTCGGCCAG GAGTCACTATGGCTTACGTGAACCCCAGCCTGACAGGTCACAAGACATCAGCCGCCGTTGACGCTCGTCAGAGGGAGTACCTGCTGGACATGATCCCCTCTCGCTCGTCGATCTCGCAGACTGCAAACACATGGAAATAA
- the LOC141777073 gene encoding transcriptional repressor p66-alpha isoform X9 produces MSEEAVRQTRSQKRALEKDVAPGSVEPSDDENESKKPKLDPSETTTQEQTEPEPEPDSVLAQEDHNRTMVGSEHVKEQEERQSPSPLSLALPLASKPVKDDQERTQIQQMTVEPSSDNRTDCNDKASKVRTEPAMDTKSQDRPAEPKVSSGMMAAGEVKATIKVEVQTGEQPVDMSTSRGSIKREKRPPSSEDDDVIILSDNDSPSPQMNGLSHFKELDTDLLMKSSPAERERIIKQLKEELRLEEAKLVLLKKLRQSQIQKDTLQKSSGLSGSSAPPPLIRGTITSNKGSQQILTGRCSGTVIPPPLVRGGQLVSSKHGSQIIMPPLVRGAQQIQALRQQQQQQQQQQLAASGGSGSGPPPLLLGPRNSAPVTHIQRGMVNSGFIRIGNSANTLVSSLKGSSSGSSGVSVVSVNDSPASRQAAAKLALRKQLEKTLLEIPPPKPPAPEFNFLPSAANNEFIYLVGLEEVVQNLLDTIHRGKTGLALSKTITREPFTCTQCKTDFTCRWRHDKTKGGALLCEHCMSSNQKKILKAEHTNRLKAAFVKALQQEQEIEQRIFQQTSSPVSHSSSSSSSSMKVEKLVSQQLKQAHARAASLQHLHQASRGANMIHHHSIKQSSQGQLSHGISSLGMRGTPHSFSSSSQLQSAVAAAALVSRPGVTMAYVNPSLTGHKTSAAVDARQREYLLDMIPSRSSISQTANTWK; encoded by the exons ATGTCTGAGGAGGCTGTCCGCCAGACGCGCAGCCAGAAGAGGGCGCTGGAGAAGGATGTTGCTCCGGGGTCTGTAGAACCCTCtgatgatgaaaatgaaagcaaaaagCCTAAATTGGACCCTTCTGAAACTACAACACAGGAACaaactgaacctgaacctgaacctgactCTGTACTGGCACAGGAGGATCACAACCGGACTATGGTCGGATCAGAGCACGTGAAAGAGCAGGAGGAACGGCAGAGCCCGTCTCCGTTATCTTTAGCGTTACCTTTGGCCTCTAAGCCGGTGAAGGACGATCAGGAGCGGACCCAGATACAACAGATGACGGTTGAACCCAGCTCAGACAATCGGACTGACTGCAATGACAAAGCCAGCAAGGTGAGGACGGAGCCAGCTATGGACACAAAGAGCCAGGACCGACCGGCGGAGCCAAAGGTGTCCAGTGGCATGATGGCTGCGGGCGAGGTGAAGGCCACCATTAAAGTGGAAGTTCAGACGGGAGAGCAGCCCGTGGACATGAGCACCTCCAGAGG CAGTATAAAAAGGGAGAAGCGCCCTCCGTCCTCTGAAGATGACGATGTCATCATCCTGTCAGATAACGACTCCCCCAGTCCACAGATGAACGGCTTGAGCCACTTTAAGGAACTGGACACAGACCTGCTCATG AAGAGCAGCCCAGCGGAGAGGGAGCGCATCATTAAGCAGCTGAAGGAGGAGCTGAGACTGGAGGAGGCCAAGCTGGTGCTGCTGAAGAAACTTCGACAGAGCCAGATACAGAAGGACACTCTCCAGAAG TCCTCAGGTCTGTCcggctcctctgctcctcctcctctaattCGTGGAACAATTACAAGCAATAAAGGCTCTCAGCAG ATTTTGACAGGCAGGTGTTCAGGCACGGTCATCCCTCCGCCGCTGGTGAGAGGAGGGCAGCTGGTGTCGTCCAAACATGGCTCCCAGATTATAATGCCACCTCTGGTCAGAGGGGCGCAG CAGATCCAGGCTCtccgccagcagcagcagcagcagcagcagcagcagttggcCGCCTCTGGAGGCTCGGGCTCAGGACCGCCTCCTCTGCTGTTGGGCCCCAGGAACTCAGCCCCTGTAACCCACATCCAGAGAGGCATGGTCAACTCAGGCTTCATCAGAATTGGCAATAGTGCTAACACACTG GTCTCCAGTTTGAAGGGCTCTTCCTCAGGAAGCAGCGGTGTGTCCGTGGTTAGCGTGAATGACTCTCCAGCCAGCCGCCAAGCTGCAGCTAAACTCGCCCTGCGCAAACAACTGGAGAAGACCCTACTGGAGATTCCCCCACCCAAGCCCCCTGCACCAGAGTTCAACTTCCTGCCCTCTGCAGCCAATAATGAGTTCATCTACCTGGTGGGACTGGAAGAAGTGGTACAGAATCTGCTGGATACCATCCACAGAG GGAAGACGGGTCTAGCACTGTCCAAGACCATTACCAGAGAGCCCTTCACCTGCACCCAGTGCAAAACGGACTTCACCTGCCGCTGGAGGCACGACAAGACCAAAGGCGGGGCACTCCTCTGTGAACACTGCATGTCATCCAATCAGAAAAAGATTTTGAAAGCTGAGCATACCAATAGGCTGAAAGCTGCGTTTGTCAAAGCACTGCAACAAGAGcaggaaatagagcagcgtatTTTTCAGCAGACGTCCTCACCGGTCTCCCACAGTAGCTCCTCGTCCTCTTCGTCGATGAAAGTAGAGAAGCTGGTGTCTCAGCAGCTGAAGCAGGCTCACGCCAGAGCGGCCTCCCTCCAGCACCTCCACCAGGCCAGTCGAGGAGCCAACATGATTCACCATCACTCCATCAAGCAG AGCTCCCAGGGCCAGCTGTCCCATGGTATCTCATCATTGGGGATGAGGGGCACCCCccactccttctcctcctcctcccagctgcAGAGTGCAGTGGCGGCTGCAGCTTTGGTCAGTCGGCCAG GAGTCACTATGGCTTACGTGAACCCCAGCCTGACAGGTCACAAGACATCAGCCGCCGTTGACGCTCGTCAGAGGGAGTACCTGCTGGACATGATCCCCTCTCGCTCGTCGATCTCGCAGACTGCAAACACATGGAAATAA
- the LOC141777073 gene encoding transcriptional repressor p66-alpha isoform X1: protein MSEEAVRQTRSQKRALEKDVAPGSVEPSDDENESKKPKLDPSETTTQEQTEPEPEPDSVLAQEDHNRTMVGSEHVKEQEERQSPSPLSLALPLASKPVKDDQERTQIQQMTVEPSSDNRTDCNDKASKVRTEPAMDTKSQDRPAEPKVSSGMMAAGEVKATIKVEVQTGEQPVDMSTSRGSIKREKRPPSSEDDDVIILSDNDSPSPQMNGLSHFKELDTDLLMKSSPAERERIIKQLKEELRLEEAKLVLLKKLRQSQIQKDTLQKSSGLSGSSAPPPLIRGTITSNKGSQQILTGRCSGTVIPPPLVRGGQLVSSKHGSQIIMPPLVRGAQPISVSPQQIQALRQQQQQQQQQQLAASGGSGSGPPPLLLGPRNSAPVTHIQRGMVNSGFIRIGNSANTLVSSLKGSSSGSSGVSVVSVNDSPASRQAAAKLALRKQLEKTLLEIPPPKPPAPEFNFLPSAANNEFIYLVGLEEVVQNLLDTIHRGKTGLALSKTITREPFTCTQCKTDFTCRWRHDKTKGGALLCEHCMSSNQKKILKAEHTNRLKAAFVKALQQEQEIEQRIFQQTSSPVSHSSSSSSSSMKVEKLVSQQLKQAHARAASLQHLHQASRGANMIHHHSIKQSSQGQLSHGISSLGMRGTPHSFSSSSQLQSAVAAAALVSRPGKHAHFSHRSVQSSKVSSSGIAGGRNISGGSASSTAWKKQSNSNTGVTMAYVNPSLTGHKTSAAVDARQREYLLDMIPSRSSISQTANTWK, encoded by the exons ATGTCTGAGGAGGCTGTCCGCCAGACGCGCAGCCAGAAGAGGGCGCTGGAGAAGGATGTTGCTCCGGGGTCTGTAGAACCCTCtgatgatgaaaatgaaagcaaaaagCCTAAATTGGACCCTTCTGAAACTACAACACAGGAACaaactgaacctgaacctgaacctgactCTGTACTGGCACAGGAGGATCACAACCGGACTATGGTCGGATCAGAGCACGTGAAAGAGCAGGAGGAACGGCAGAGCCCGTCTCCGTTATCTTTAGCGTTACCTTTGGCCTCTAAGCCGGTGAAGGACGATCAGGAGCGGACCCAGATACAACAGATGACGGTTGAACCCAGCTCAGACAATCGGACTGACTGCAATGACAAAGCCAGCAAGGTGAGGACGGAGCCAGCTATGGACACAAAGAGCCAGGACCGACCGGCGGAGCCAAAGGTGTCCAGTGGCATGATGGCTGCGGGCGAGGTGAAGGCCACCATTAAAGTGGAAGTTCAGACGGGAGAGCAGCCCGTGGACATGAGCACCTCCAGAGG CAGTATAAAAAGGGAGAAGCGCCCTCCGTCCTCTGAAGATGACGATGTCATCATCCTGTCAGATAACGACTCCCCCAGTCCACAGATGAACGGCTTGAGCCACTTTAAGGAACTGGACACAGACCTGCTCATG AAGAGCAGCCCAGCGGAGAGGGAGCGCATCATTAAGCAGCTGAAGGAGGAGCTGAGACTGGAGGAGGCCAAGCTGGTGCTGCTGAAGAAACTTCGACAGAGCCAGATACAGAAGGACACTCTCCAGAAG TCCTCAGGTCTGTCcggctcctctgctcctcctcctctaattCGTGGAACAATTACAAGCAATAAAGGCTCTCAGCAG ATTTTGACAGGCAGGTGTTCAGGCACGGTCATCCCTCCGCCGCTGGTGAGAGGAGGGCAGCTGGTGTCGTCCAAACATGGCTCCCAGATTATAATGCCACCTCTGGTCAGAGGGGCGCAG CCCATCTCTGTATCTCCACAGCAGATCCAGGCTCtccgccagcagcagcagcagcagcagcagcagcagttggcCGCCTCTGGAGGCTCGGGCTCAGGACCGCCTCCTCTGCTGTTGGGCCCCAGGAACTCAGCCCCTGTAACCCACATCCAGAGAGGCATGGTCAACTCAGGCTTCATCAGAATTGGCAATAGTGCTAACACACTG GTCTCCAGTTTGAAGGGCTCTTCCTCAGGAAGCAGCGGTGTGTCCGTGGTTAGCGTGAATGACTCTCCAGCCAGCCGCCAAGCTGCAGCTAAACTCGCCCTGCGCAAACAACTGGAGAAGACCCTACTGGAGATTCCCCCACCCAAGCCCCCTGCACCAGAGTTCAACTTCCTGCCCTCTGCAGCCAATAATGAGTTCATCTACCTGGTGGGACTGGAAGAAGTGGTACAGAATCTGCTGGATACCATCCACAGAG GGAAGACGGGTCTAGCACTGTCCAAGACCATTACCAGAGAGCCCTTCACCTGCACCCAGTGCAAAACGGACTTCACCTGCCGCTGGAGGCACGACAAGACCAAAGGCGGGGCACTCCTCTGTGAACACTGCATGTCATCCAATCAGAAAAAGATTTTGAAAGCTGAGCATACCAATAGGCTGAAAGCTGCGTTTGTCAAAGCACTGCAACAAGAGcaggaaatagagcagcgtatTTTTCAGCAGACGTCCTCACCGGTCTCCCACAGTAGCTCCTCGTCCTCTTCGTCGATGAAAGTAGAGAAGCTGGTGTCTCAGCAGCTGAAGCAGGCTCACGCCAGAGCGGCCTCCCTCCAGCACCTCCACCAGGCCAGTCGAGGAGCCAACATGATTCACCATCACTCCATCAAGCAG AGCTCCCAGGGCCAGCTGTCCCATGGTATCTCATCATTGGGGATGAGGGGCACCCCccactccttctcctcctcctcccagctgcAGAGTGCAGTGGCGGCTGCAGCTTTGGTCAGTCGGCCAGGTAAGCATGCCCACTTTTCCCACCGCTCTGTCCAGAGTTCAAAGGTGAGCAGCAGTGGAATCGCCGGCGGCAGGAATATCAGCGGAGGTAGTGCCTCATCCACTGCATGGAAGAAGCAGAGCAACAGCAACACAG GAGTCACTATGGCTTACGTGAACCCCAGCCTGACAGGTCACAAGACATCAGCCGCCGTTGACGCTCGTCAGAGGGAGTACCTGCTGGACATGATCCCCTCTCGCTCGTCGATCTCGCAGACTGCAAACACATGGAAATAA
- the LOC141777073 gene encoding transcriptional repressor p66 alpha isoform X5 — MSEEAVRQTRSQKRALEKDVAPGSVEPSDDENESKKPKLDPSETTTQEQTEPEPEPDSVLAQEDHNRTMVGSEHVKEQEERQSPSPLSLALPLASKPVKDDQERTQIQQMTVEPSSDNRTDCNDKASKVRTEPAMDTKSQDRPAEPKVSSGMMAAGEVKATIKVEVQTGEQPVDMSTSRGSIKREKRPPSSEDDDVIILSDNDSPSPQMNGLSHFKELDTDLLMKSSPAERERIIKQLKEELRLEEAKLVLLKKLRQSQIQKDTLQKSSGLSGSSAPPPLIRGTITSNKGSQQILTGRCSGTVIPPPLVRGGQLVSSKHGSQIIMPPLVRGAQIQALRQQQQQQQQQQLAASGGSGSGPPPLLLGPRNSAPVTHIQRGMVNSGFIRIGNSANTLVSSLKGSSSGSSGVSVVSVNDSPASRQAAAKLALRKQLEKTLLEIPPPKPPAPEFNFLPSAANNEFIYLVGLEEVVQNLLDTIHRGKTGLALSKTITREPFTCTQCKTDFTCRWRHDKTKGGALLCEHCMSSNQKKILKAEHTNRLKAAFVKALQQEQEIEQRIFQQTSSPVSHSSSSSSSSMKVEKLVSQQLKQAHARAASLQHLHQASRGANMIHHHSIKQSSQGQLSHGISSLGMRGTPHSFSSSSQLQSAVAAAALVSRPGKHAHFSHRSVQSSKVSSSGIAGGRNISGGSASSTAWKKQSNSNTGVTMAYVNPSLTGHKTSAAVDARQREYLLDMIPSRSSISQTANTWK, encoded by the exons ATGTCTGAGGAGGCTGTCCGCCAGACGCGCAGCCAGAAGAGGGCGCTGGAGAAGGATGTTGCTCCGGGGTCTGTAGAACCCTCtgatgatgaaaatgaaagcaaaaagCCTAAATTGGACCCTTCTGAAACTACAACACAGGAACaaactgaacctgaacctgaacctgactCTGTACTGGCACAGGAGGATCACAACCGGACTATGGTCGGATCAGAGCACGTGAAAGAGCAGGAGGAACGGCAGAGCCCGTCTCCGTTATCTTTAGCGTTACCTTTGGCCTCTAAGCCGGTGAAGGACGATCAGGAGCGGACCCAGATACAACAGATGACGGTTGAACCCAGCTCAGACAATCGGACTGACTGCAATGACAAAGCCAGCAAGGTGAGGACGGAGCCAGCTATGGACACAAAGAGCCAGGACCGACCGGCGGAGCCAAAGGTGTCCAGTGGCATGATGGCTGCGGGCGAGGTGAAGGCCACCATTAAAGTGGAAGTTCAGACGGGAGAGCAGCCCGTGGACATGAGCACCTCCAGAGG CAGTATAAAAAGGGAGAAGCGCCCTCCGTCCTCTGAAGATGACGATGTCATCATCCTGTCAGATAACGACTCCCCCAGTCCACAGATGAACGGCTTGAGCCACTTTAAGGAACTGGACACAGACCTGCTCATG AAGAGCAGCCCAGCGGAGAGGGAGCGCATCATTAAGCAGCTGAAGGAGGAGCTGAGACTGGAGGAGGCCAAGCTGGTGCTGCTGAAGAAACTTCGACAGAGCCAGATACAGAAGGACACTCTCCAGAAG TCCTCAGGTCTGTCcggctcctctgctcctcctcctctaattCGTGGAACAATTACAAGCAATAAAGGCTCTCAGCAG ATTTTGACAGGCAGGTGTTCAGGCACGGTCATCCCTCCGCCGCTGGTGAGAGGAGGGCAGCTGGTGTCGTCCAAACATGGCTCCCAGATTATAATGCCACCTCTGGTCAGAGGGGCGCAG ATCCAGGCTCtccgccagcagcagcagcagcagcagcagcagcagttggcCGCCTCTGGAGGCTCGGGCTCAGGACCGCCTCCTCTGCTGTTGGGCCCCAGGAACTCAGCCCCTGTAACCCACATCCAGAGAGGCATGGTCAACTCAGGCTTCATCAGAATTGGCAATAGTGCTAACACACTG GTCTCCAGTTTGAAGGGCTCTTCCTCAGGAAGCAGCGGTGTGTCCGTGGTTAGCGTGAATGACTCTCCAGCCAGCCGCCAAGCTGCAGCTAAACTCGCCCTGCGCAAACAACTGGAGAAGACCCTACTGGAGATTCCCCCACCCAAGCCCCCTGCACCAGAGTTCAACTTCCTGCCCTCTGCAGCCAATAATGAGTTCATCTACCTGGTGGGACTGGAAGAAGTGGTACAGAATCTGCTGGATACCATCCACAGAG GGAAGACGGGTCTAGCACTGTCCAAGACCATTACCAGAGAGCCCTTCACCTGCACCCAGTGCAAAACGGACTTCACCTGCCGCTGGAGGCACGACAAGACCAAAGGCGGGGCACTCCTCTGTGAACACTGCATGTCATCCAATCAGAAAAAGATTTTGAAAGCTGAGCATACCAATAGGCTGAAAGCTGCGTTTGTCAAAGCACTGCAACAAGAGcaggaaatagagcagcgtatTTTTCAGCAGACGTCCTCACCGGTCTCCCACAGTAGCTCCTCGTCCTCTTCGTCGATGAAAGTAGAGAAGCTGGTGTCTCAGCAGCTGAAGCAGGCTCACGCCAGAGCGGCCTCCCTCCAGCACCTCCACCAGGCCAGTCGAGGAGCCAACATGATTCACCATCACTCCATCAAGCAG AGCTCCCAGGGCCAGCTGTCCCATGGTATCTCATCATTGGGGATGAGGGGCACCCCccactccttctcctcctcctcccagctgcAGAGTGCAGTGGCGGCTGCAGCTTTGGTCAGTCGGCCAGGTAAGCATGCCCACTTTTCCCACCGCTCTGTCCAGAGTTCAAAGGTGAGCAGCAGTGGAATCGCCGGCGGCAGGAATATCAGCGGAGGTAGTGCCTCATCCACTGCATGGAAGAAGCAGAGCAACAGCAACACAG GAGTCACTATGGCTTACGTGAACCCCAGCCTGACAGGTCACAAGACATCAGCCGCCGTTGACGCTCGTCAGAGGGAGTACCTGCTGGACATGATCCCCTCTCGCTCGTCGATCTCGCAGACTGCAAACACATGGAAATAA